One part of the Bdellovibrio bacteriovorus genome encodes these proteins:
- a CDS encoding flagellar brake protein — MDQSTFKLIARADERAKLWDDMAKARGEFLCKGTDDSICKLRVVLFNSKHQALECTFESPTQMKDQEEYLGHFFLGGEKYYFQSKAQVINGKVLIPVPQELYHLQRRQNYRVRIPDGYQAFYNIILVNDKPQKITGQLADLSSQGCRVVYRLDAPLMKTGDKVTGHLLIGKRSPIEVQGEVRHIKVDDGNKVIQTFGIEFTPLPTILENKLFAITLEIHKEVFRR, encoded by the coding sequence ATGGATCAAAGCACCTTCAAGCTCATAGCGCGCGCTGATGAAAGAGCGAAACTTTGGGATGATATGGCCAAAGCTCGCGGCGAATTCCTGTGCAAGGGCACGGACGATTCTATCTGTAAGTTGCGTGTGGTGCTGTTCAATTCCAAACACCAGGCTTTAGAGTGCACGTTTGAATCGCCAACCCAAATGAAGGATCAGGAAGAATACCTGGGGCATTTCTTTTTGGGTGGTGAAAAGTACTACTTCCAAAGCAAGGCCCAGGTCATCAACGGCAAAGTGCTGATCCCCGTCCCTCAGGAACTGTATCACCTGCAACGCCGCCAAAACTATCGCGTGCGCATCCCGGATGGATACCAGGCTTTCTATAATATTATTCTGGTGAATGATAAACCCCAGAAGATCACAGGCCAGTTGGCGGATCTCAGCAGCCAGGGCTGTCGTGTGGTGTACCGCTTGGATGCCCCTTTGATGAAAACCGGCGACAAAGTCACAGGTCACCTCCTGATCGGCAAAAGAAGCCCGATCGAAGTTCAAGGCGAAGTCCGCCACATCAAAGTCGACGACGGCAACAAGGTCATCCAAACCTTCGGCATTGAGTTCACCCCCCTGCCAACAATCCTGGAAAACAAACTCTTCGCCATCACCCTAGAAATCCACAAAGAAGTCTTCCGCCGCTAA
- a CDS encoding MarR family winged helix-turn-helix transcriptional regulator, with the protein MAKLFLTEIPSREAIQEEAGVLYPQVNPEAWYSHILLRKITTEFEINLDKFFTQYNLSSGRFTLMILLNKYVDGLMPSELAHMVGVTQATISGLINSLEKAEIVQRTTHEKDGRSYVIKLTEKGKKQTGEILPEYQTRINRFWSEFPSQEKDQINGYFERLLKQMKGSNK; encoded by the coding sequence ATGGCAAAGCTGTTTCTAACTGAAATTCCCTCCCGTGAAGCCATTCAAGAAGAGGCTGGTGTTCTTTATCCCCAGGTGAACCCAGAGGCGTGGTACTCGCATATTCTTTTGCGCAAAATCACCACGGAGTTTGAAATCAATCTGGACAAATTTTTCACTCAGTACAATTTGTCCTCAGGTCGTTTCACGCTGATGATTTTGCTGAACAAATATGTGGACGGCCTGATGCCTTCTGAATTGGCCCATATGGTGGGTGTGACCCAAGCCACAATCTCGGGGCTGATCAACAGTCTTGAAAAAGCCGAGATCGTGCAAAGAACCACGCACGAAAAAGACGGCCGCTCGTACGTGATCAAGCTGACTGAAAAAGGAAAAAAACAAACCGGCGAGATCCTTCCAGAGTACCAAACCCGCATCAATAGATTCTGGAGTGAGTTCCCATCCCAGGAAAAAGATCAGATCAACGGTTACTTTGAAAGACTGCTCAAACAAATGAAAGGCTCAAACAAATGA
- the map gene encoding type I methionyl aminopeptidase — protein MIVKTEADLEGLKKIGKIVANCLQYMARKMEPGMSTKELDNLGGQYLELHGAKSGPMATYNFPGYNCISLNHEVAHGVPSDKKIIKAGDLINIDVSAEFGGYFADNGGSFIVPPAKKTDEELLKVTRLALDTAIKAVKAGELINVIGYNIEKVAKSHGYTVIENLGSHGVGRGLHEEPKFIAGYYDKTDKRKLKDGHVITIEPFVSTGARFVDEEPDNWTLVAGKEHRTAQFEHTMVVLKDRALIVTIPDSV, from the coding sequence ATGATCGTAAAGACAGAAGCCGACCTGGAAGGTCTAAAAAAAATCGGGAAAATCGTCGCCAACTGCCTGCAGTACATGGCTCGTAAAATGGAACCCGGCATGAGCACCAAAGAGCTGGACAACCTCGGTGGCCAGTATCTGGAGCTTCATGGCGCCAAGTCCGGCCCCATGGCAACGTACAACTTCCCCGGCTACAACTGCATCAGCCTGAATCACGAAGTCGCCCACGGCGTGCCCTCTGACAAGAAGATCATCAAAGCCGGTGACCTGATCAACATCGACGTGTCGGCGGAATTCGGCGGCTACTTTGCGGATAACGGCGGATCCTTCATCGTGCCTCCGGCAAAGAAAACGGACGAAGAGCTTTTGAAAGTCACCCGTCTGGCGCTCGACACAGCGATCAAGGCCGTGAAAGCCGGAGAGCTGATCAATGTGATCGGCTACAATATCGAAAAAGTCGCCAAGTCCCACGGTTACACCGTTATTGAAAACCTGGGCAGTCATGGTGTGGGCCGCGGCCTGCACGAAGAACCAAAATTCATCGCGGGTTATTACGACAAAACCGACAAACGCAAACTGAAAGACGGCCATGTCATCACCATCGAGCCTTTTGTTTCCACCGGCGCAAGATTCGTCGATGAAGAACCCGACAACTGGACACTGGTGGCCGGCAAAGAACATCGCACCGCTCAGTTCGAACACACGATGGTGGTTCTGAAGGACCGCGCCCTGATCGTGACCATTCCTGATTCTGTTTAA
- the smpB gene encoding SsrA-binding protein SmpB has protein sequence MSENILIVHENKKARFDYTIVETYEAGLQLMGSEVKSLRNKDVQLKDSYISFKGDEAYLQNAHIAEYKASSYNNHVPERHRKLLMHRSELDEIFEALREKGYSCVPLKIYFKNGRAKLQIALVKGKKTHDKREAIKKRDVSDQIRSSLRRSR, from the coding sequence ATGAGCGAAAACATCCTGATTGTTCATGAGAACAAAAAAGCACGCTTTGACTACACGATCGTGGAAACCTACGAGGCGGGTCTGCAGCTTATGGGCAGCGAGGTGAAATCCCTGCGCAACAAGGATGTTCAGTTGAAGGATTCCTACATCTCTTTCAAAGGGGATGAAGCGTATCTGCAAAACGCGCACATCGCGGAATACAAGGCTTCCAGTTATAACAATCACGTTCCTGAAAGACATCGCAAACTTCTGATGCACAGAAGTGAGCTTGATGAAATTTTCGAGGCTTTGCGTGAAAAGGGTTATTCTTGTGTGCCGCTGAAGATCTACTTCAAAAACGGCCGCGCCAAATTGCAGATCGCTTTGGTGAAGGGTAAAAAGACCCACGACAAGCGTGAGGCGATCAAGAAACGCGACGTTTCTGATCAAATTCGTTCATCTCTACGACGTTCGAGATAG
- a CDS encoding NAD(P)H-hydrate dehydratase, with protein MEKANDPVRILKKSTARKLLPAVGTHDNKATRGRSLLLAGSSQYPGAGILAARGALRMGSGYVMLAPQGMAVSSLGNPDFLVLDLKKNKWQDQKFDALLCGPGFGVTPFTAEVIRELKARKIERVVLDADALTVCAEQDLFPLPPTWIVTPHTGELARCLGVEAEEIAANRYGFVRIAQEMMGCVVLLKGPQTLVAGPNRVFGISTGNAALAKSGTGDVLAGIITALRAQKVPALRAALLGAYVHGATANLWKSRKRDLLSMTASDVVESLPQVLYKLREGF; from the coding sequence ATGGAAAAAGCCAATGATCCCGTTCGCATCCTTAAGAAATCAACGGCGCGGAAACTTTTACCTGCTGTCGGCACCCATGATAATAAAGCCACTAGGGGCCGCAGTCTTTTGCTGGCGGGCAGTTCCCAGTACCCAGGGGCCGGGATATTGGCGGCCCGCGGGGCTTTGCGCATGGGCAGTGGCTATGTGATGCTGGCCCCGCAAGGGATGGCGGTTTCATCGTTGGGAAATCCGGATTTTTTGGTTTTGGATCTTAAGAAAAACAAATGGCAGGATCAAAAGTTTGATGCGCTCTTGTGCGGACCGGGATTTGGAGTCACTCCGTTCACAGCGGAGGTGATTCGTGAACTGAAAGCCCGCAAGATCGAACGGGTGGTGCTCGATGCCGATGCGCTGACGGTCTGTGCGGAACAGGATCTGTTTCCGTTACCCCCAACCTGGATCGTCACACCTCACACCGGAGAGCTTGCGCGCTGCCTGGGGGTGGAGGCCGAAGAAATCGCCGCCAACCGCTATGGATTTGTTCGCATTGCTCAGGAGATGATGGGTTGTGTGGTTTTGCTGAAAGGCCCGCAGACTTTGGTGGCCGGCCCCAACCGGGTTTTTGGAATTTCCACCGGAAACGCCGCTTTGGCGAAATCCGGAACCGGGGATGTGCTGGCGGGGATTATAACGGCTTTGAGGGCACAAAAGGTGCCTGCTTTAAGGGCAGCCCTGCTGGGGGCCTACGTTCACGGAGCCACGGCGAATCTGTGGAAGTCCCGAAAGCGCGATCTTTTAAGCATGACGGCGTCCGACGTGGTCGAATCTCTGCCCCAGGTGCTCTATAAATTACGTGAGGGATTTTAG
- a CDS encoding monovalent cation:proton antiporter-2 (CPA2) family protein: MVVTGILPGSRQLDTFVNMILHEQLLQILAFLGFSVVLVSLFQKLGLGTILGYLAAGILIGPLGWGLISDFQFVQTIAEFGVVFLLFIIGLELQPKKLWGLRKTLLGFGGLQILFCTVVFTFAGHQLGISWASAAVVGFALSLSSTAFALQSLSERKVLNTEFGRASFAILLMQDVVAIPALAVIPSLGLVTASTREVNWGGALAIFIGLALGSRILMGRFLQVVAETRSRELFTGVTLLTVIGVAFLMESVGLSMALGAFLAGVLLSESEYRHELEADLEPFKGLLMGLFFVSVGMSVKLSLLIENPGLILGITVGYMVLKGFLIYGVGRVMNLHRPASNNLAVYLVQGGEFAFVIFGVGQSAQVLSPEWTQRFTLVVTLSMIASPIIIVLNEKIQAMIACKSPAGGGPQYDKIDEGDSGNAVIIAGFGRVGQIFGRVLRTQDVKFTAIEHDTEQIDMLRRFGNKVYYGDASRPEILEAAGIKNAKFFVLAVDDVETSNKIAQVLRDDYPHVKVFARSRNRQHTFDLMEAGVAYVRRETIDSSIALSEQLLVAMGTPAKRAHEIIERFRLHDELMLQEQFKVRHDQKTFIDVSRQAAQQLAQVLKEDAEKTYIDPQHPPEASN; the protein is encoded by the coding sequence ATGGTTGTCACAGGAATCTTGCCCGGATCAAGACAGCTTGATACCTTCGTTAACATGATTTTACATGAGCAGCTTCTGCAGATTCTTGCGTTCCTGGGTTTTTCTGTCGTTCTTGTTTCCCTGTTTCAAAAGCTGGGCCTGGGAACCATTCTGGGTTACCTGGCGGCCGGGATATTGATTGGTCCCCTGGGTTGGGGTTTGATTTCCGACTTTCAGTTCGTGCAAACCATCGCTGAATTCGGCGTGGTCTTCCTGCTCTTTATCATCGGCCTTGAGCTACAGCCCAAAAAACTGTGGGGTTTAAGAAAAACCCTGCTGGGCTTCGGTGGGTTGCAGATTCTGTTCTGTACCGTGGTGTTCACTTTCGCCGGGCACCAGTTGGGCATCTCTTGGGCCAGCGCGGCTGTTGTGGGTTTTGCTCTGTCATTGTCTTCGACGGCGTTTGCGTTGCAAAGCTTGTCTGAAAGAAAGGTTCTGAACACCGAATTTGGCCGGGCTTCTTTTGCGATCCTGTTGATGCAGGACGTGGTGGCCATTCCGGCATTGGCGGTGATCCCAAGTTTGGGGCTGGTGACGGCCTCCACCCGCGAGGTGAACTGGGGCGGGGCCCTGGCGATCTTTATCGGCCTGGCGTTGGGAAGTCGCATTCTGATGGGAAGATTTTTGCAAGTGGTGGCGGAAACCCGCAGCCGCGAACTTTTCACCGGGGTGACGTTGCTGACGGTGATCGGTGTGGCCTTCCTGATGGAAAGCGTGGGACTGTCGATGGCATTGGGGGCATTCCTGGCCGGCGTCCTGCTTTCAGAATCTGAATACCGCCATGAATTGGAGGCCGACCTTGAACCGTTCAAGGGTTTGCTGATGGGTCTGTTCTTTGTATCTGTGGGCATGTCGGTCAAGCTGTCTTTGCTGATTGAAAATCCCGGTCTGATCCTGGGGATCACTGTGGGTTACATGGTTCTGAAAGGCTTCCTGATTTATGGTGTGGGACGTGTGATGAACCTGCACCGTCCGGCCTCCAACAATCTGGCCGTGTATCTGGTGCAAGGCGGGGAGTTCGCGTTTGTGATCTTCGGGGTGGGGCAAAGTGCGCAGGTGCTTTCACCAGAATGGACCCAGCGATTCACTCTGGTGGTGACTCTTTCCATGATCGCAAGTCCGATTATCATCGTGCTGAATGAAAAGATCCAGGCCATGATTGCCTGCAAAAGCCCGGCGGGCGGTGGTCCTCAATATGACAAGATTGATGAGGGTGACAGTGGCAATGCCGTGATTATCGCCGGCTTCGGTCGTGTCGGTCAGATCTTTGGCCGTGTCTTGCGGACCCAGGATGTCAAATTCACCGCGATTGAACATGATACAGAACAAATCGACATGCTTCGCCGTTTTGGCAATAAGGTCTATTATGGTGATGCCTCCCGTCCCGAGATTCTGGAGGCTGCGGGGATCAAAAATGCCAAGTTCTTCGTGCTGGCGGTGGATGATGTTGAGACCTCCAACAAAATTGCCCAGGTTTTGCGGGATGATTATCCGCATGTGAAAGTCTTTGCCCGGTCCCGCAACCGTCAGCACACGTTTGACCTGATGGAAGCCGGAGTCGCTTATGTTCGCCGTGAAACGATTGATTCCAGCATTGCGCTTTCTGAGCAGTTGCTGGTTGCAATGGGCACTCCTGCCAAGCGCGCCCATGAAATCATTGAGCGCTTCCGCCTGCATGATGAACTGATGCTGCAAGAGCAATTCAAAGTTCGCCACGATCAGAAGACTTTCATCGACGTCTCCCGCCAGGCCGCTCAGCAGTTGGCCCAGGTCCTTAAAGAGGATGCTGAAAAGACGTATATTGATCCTCAGCACCCGCCAGAGGCTTCTAATTAA
- a CDS encoding DUF2914 domain-containing protein, whose amino-acid sequence MTELKERLLKYYEENETKVDIAFFLGGFFFDILTLSAIDDLLGISQQIIYLLILGSVLYYDFLFTHGLFQPSRRLGKIWEYRQLIVHFLLGSLLSLYSLFFLKSASLFSSVVFVALLMGLMVANEMKRVQRSEINIKIGLYVICVFSFFSMTIPVILGFVGLFPFLLSIAFTGVAIYGAFLLLKRKIQDQRTLQKSLLLPGATVLVLFLAFYLVGWIPPVPLSIQNMGIYHSVEKSEGKYILSHEQASWRFWRRGDQEFYAEPGDTVYFFAEIFSPARFSDSVILHWYYKDPVRGWQTTDKIPMNITGGRKNGYRGFASKQNYSAGDWRISVETTDGREIGRIYFKVIKLESNNPERTFYKDIY is encoded by the coding sequence ATGACTGAGCTCAAAGAACGATTATTAAAATATTACGAAGAAAACGAAACCAAAGTTGATATAGCATTCTTTCTGGGCGGCTTCTTTTTCGATATTCTGACCCTTTCCGCCATAGATGATCTGTTGGGTATCTCGCAACAAATCATCTATTTACTGATTCTGGGGTCGGTGCTTTATTACGACTTCCTGTTCACCCATGGCCTGTTCCAGCCCTCCCGCCGCCTGGGCAAAATCTGGGAATACCGCCAGTTGATCGTGCATTTCCTGCTGGGAAGCCTGCTCAGTTTGTATTCGCTGTTCTTCCTGAAAAGTGCGTCTCTGTTTTCGTCGGTGGTCTTTGTCGCCCTGCTGATGGGGCTTATGGTGGCCAATGAAATGAAGCGCGTTCAGCGCAGTGAAATCAATATCAAGATCGGCCTGTACGTCATCTGTGTGTTTTCATTCTTTTCCATGACGATCCCGGTGATCCTGGGCTTTGTCGGGCTGTTCCCGTTCCTGCTGTCCATCGCCTTTACCGGGGTTGCCATTTATGGGGCTTTCCTGCTGTTGAAAAGAAAGATCCAGGATCAGCGCACCTTGCAAAAATCCCTGCTGCTTCCCGGAGCCACGGTGCTGGTGCTGTTTTTGGCGTTCTATTTGGTGGGGTGGATTCCGCCGGTGCCGCTGTCGATTCAAAACATGGGTATCTATCACAGCGTGGAAAAATCCGAGGGCAAATACATCCTGTCCCACGAACAGGCCTCCTGGAGATTCTGGCGCCGAGGAGATCAGGAATTTTACGCTGAACCCGGCGACACCGTTTATTTCTTTGCCGAGATCTTTTCCCCGGCAAGGTTCAGCGACTCGGTGATTCTGCACTGGTATTACAAAGACCCCGTCCGCGGCTGGCAAACCACCGACAAAATCCCGATGAACATCACCGGCGGCCGTAAAAACGGCTATCGCGGTTTTGCCTCAAAACAAAACTATTCCGCCGGTGACTGGCGCATCAGCGTAGAAACCACCGACGGCCGCGAAATCGGACGCATCTATTTCAAAGTAATTAAATTAGAATCAAACAACCCAGAACGAACCTTCTACAAAGACATCTACTAA
- the trhA gene encoding PAQR family membrane homeostasis protein TrhA: MYHGERFNSITHLIGAALSVAGSSVLITLATVTGDFWKIVATSVYGGMLVLLYTISTLYHSFQGRSKQIFQKLDHIAIYLLIAGTYTPFTLITLRGPWGWWLFGINWTLALLGIIYELTLSHRTRIPSMIIYVLMGWLVVVALKPLTAALPTSGIFWLTLGGLLYTGGIGFFLYDEKVKHFHGIWHLFVLGGSACQYFCILFYLI; the protein is encoded by the coding sequence ATCTATCACGGCGAACGCTTTAACAGCATCACTCACCTGATCGGTGCCGCCTTGTCGGTGGCAGGATCTTCTGTGCTGATCACGCTGGCGACCGTGACCGGTGACTTTTGGAAAATTGTCGCGACCAGTGTTTATGGCGGCATGCTGGTTCTGCTCTACACCATCTCGACGCTGTATCACAGTTTTCAAGGCCGCTCGAAACAGATCTTTCAAAAGCTCGATCACATCGCCATCTATCTTTTGATTGCCGGAACCTACACACCCTTCACCCTGATCACTTTGCGTGGTCCCTGGGGCTGGTGGCTGTTCGGTATCAACTGGACGCTGGCGCTTTTGGGAATCATCTATGAACTGACGCTGTCACACCGCACGCGCATCCCGTCGATGATTATCTATGTGCTGATGGGATGGCTGGTTGTTGTCGCCCTGAAACCTTTGACGGCCGCGCTCCCCACTTCCGGCATTTTCTGGCTGACACTGGGGGGACTGCTGTACACCGGCGGCATCGGATTCTTTTTGTATGATGAAAAGGTCAAACACTTCCATGGCATTTGGCATCTGTTTGTACTTGGTGGAAGTGCGTGTCAGTACTTCTGCATTCTCTTCTATCTGATTTAA
- a CDS encoding GlcG/HbpS family heme-binding protein, which produces MNKRIAALTVALMASPIAQAASPSAGFKIESNITLALAEEAAKEAVANCATKGYQVAATVVDKAGDVKAMFRADGAGPHTVDASRRKAYTSASAKNGTSAMLATSQSNPAAQNLGAIDGFLLLGGGLPIRAGSIVIGAIGVGGAPGGPLDDQCAQAGIDKIKDRLGN; this is translated from the coding sequence ATGAACAAACGCATCGCCGCTCTGACCGTGGCTTTGATGGCCAGCCCCATCGCGCAAGCCGCATCCCCTTCCGCCGGATTCAAAATAGAATCCAACATCACTCTGGCTTTGGCTGAAGAGGCCGCCAAAGAAGCTGTCGCCAACTGCGCAACCAAGGGCTATCAAGTGGCCGCTACCGTCGTCGATAAGGCAGGCGACGTTAAAGCGATGTTTCGCGCCGATGGCGCGGGCCCTCATACCGTCGATGCCAGTCGCCGCAAAGCCTACACCTCCGCTTCAGCCAAGAACGGAACCTCCGCAATGCTTGCAACATCTCAAAGCAATCCTGCCGCTCAGAATCTTGGCGCCATTGACGGATTCCTATTGCTCGGCGGGGGCCTTCCCATTCGAGCTGGCAGTATCGTCATTGGTGCTATTGGCGTGGGTGGTGCTCCAGGCGGTCCTTTGGACGACCAGTGCGCTCAAGCTGGAATCGACAAAATCAAGGATCGACTAGGAAATTGA
- a CDS encoding SAM-dependent methyltransferase, translating into MIAYLAPEKFLPDLLEELKYVKSVHGNLVLTDGPLQNPVWAQNIWLDAEIIPFESITQAAKALKSRGKLWAPYTIENHRRAQLIQDQLPKLRPRVINFLDPLPENNLGAWMLLDKNTLLASPTTNSPFPLGDIQFNEDKKNPPSRAYLKLWELFTVYGIRPDKGQRVVDFGSCPGGWTWVLQTVGCEVVSIDRAPLEPHIAALPGVKFMKTNAFNVKPEDIGAIDWFFSDIICYPEKLLELVQNWQASGLCSNFVCTIKFQGKTDYETLKKFLALDNVRIQHLHHNKHEVTVWIKAPSSS; encoded by the coding sequence ATGATCGCATATCTTGCCCCGGAAAAATTTCTGCCTGATCTTCTGGAAGAACTTAAATACGTAAAATCAGTTCACGGAAATCTGGTACTCACTGATGGGCCCCTGCAGAATCCTGTATGGGCCCAAAATATTTGGCTTGATGCCGAAATCATTCCTTTTGAATCCATCACCCAGGCTGCCAAGGCCTTAAAGTCCCGCGGTAAACTGTGGGCCCCCTACACCATTGAAAATCACCGCCGTGCCCAGTTGATTCAGGACCAACTGCCGAAACTGCGCCCACGGGTGATCAACTTTCTGGATCCGCTTCCGGAAAACAATCTGGGTGCCTGGATGCTGCTGGATAAAAACACGCTGCTGGCATCGCCGACGACGAACTCCCCGTTTCCATTGGGGGACATTCAGTTCAATGAAGATAAAAAGAATCCTCCGTCACGGGCCTACCTGAAACTGTGGGAGCTATTCACTGTCTATGGCATTCGTCCCGACAAAGGGCAAAGGGTTGTGGACTTTGGCAGCTGCCCCGGCGGATGGACTTGGGTGCTGCAGACCGTGGGTTGTGAGGTCGTCAGTATCGACCGCGCCCCGCTGGAACCACATATCGCCGCCTTGCCCGGCGTGAAGTTCATGAAGACCAATGCCTTTAACGTGAAGCCCGAGGACATTGGGGCCATTGATTGGTTCTTCTCGGACATCATCTGTTATCCCGAGAAATTGCTCGAGTTGGTTCAAAATTGGCAAGCTTCAGGACTTTGCTCAAACTTCGTTTGCACGATAAAATTCCAAGGTAAGACCGACTATGAAACTTTGAAAAAGTTTCTGGCGCTCGATAATGTACGTATACAGCACTTGCACCACAACAAGCACGAGGTCACGGTATGGATCAAAGCACCTTCAAGCTCATAG
- a CDS encoding TCR/Tet family MFS transporter gives MTKKTAGIWFIFITVTLDMIGLGLVIPSLPDIMRRFVSSETSVTEYFGYFISIYALMQFLASPLLGALSDRFGRRSVLLISLLVAGFDYILMAYAPTLEILFAGRIIAGLTGANITVAMAYIADVSNDENRSANFGMVGAAFGLGFIIGPAIGGLLGHLGPEYPFLVAAGLNLLNFLFGLFILPESLPKNLRRKIDLRRTNPLYSLLGVLRSKHLLALLLVYFFFQLAGQTHPSIWTLYTETRYGWTTAQVGLSLAVVGLLSAVAQGWLTRLVIPKFGEHRTVVIGAFGYAVSFIFYGMATEGWMMYAILILSAVFWTSPPALQSLISHKTPPQEQGELQGSLVSLSSLAAIITPLVTTKLFAHFSSGNPATLYLPGAPYYFGALICFISWAIMYRRKV, from the coding sequence ATGACAAAGAAAACTGCAGGCATCTGGTTTATTTTTATCACCGTGACTTTGGACATGATCGGACTGGGTTTGGTGATCCCGTCCCTTCCGGACATCATGCGCCGTTTTGTTTCCAGCGAAACTTCGGTCACGGAGTACTTCGGCTATTTCATTTCCATTTATGCGCTGATGCAGTTTTTAGCGTCCCCGCTTTTAGGGGCCCTGTCGGACCGTTTCGGTCGACGCTCCGTCCTTTTGATTTCACTGCTGGTCGCGGGCTTTGACTACATCCTGATGGCTTATGCGCCAACGCTTGAGATCCTTTTTGCCGGGCGAATCATCGCGGGCCTGACTGGTGCCAACATCACCGTGGCGATGGCCTATATTGCTGACGTCAGCAATGATGAAAACCGTTCGGCGAACTTTGGCATGGTGGGCGCTGCCTTCGGCCTGGGCTTTATTATCGGGCCGGCGATCGGGGGACTGCTGGGACACCTGGGACCTGAGTACCCGTTCTTGGTGGCAGCAGGTCTGAACCTGCTGAATTTTTTATTTGGTTTGTTCATTCTGCCGGAATCGCTGCCAAAGAACCTGCGACGCAAAATCGATTTGCGCCGAACCAATCCGCTGTATTCGCTGTTGGGGGTTTTGCGTTCCAAACACCTGCTGGCTCTGTTGCTGGTTTATTTTTTCTTCCAGTTGGCGGGTCAGACTCACCCATCCATCTGGACGCTGTACACTGAAACACGTTACGGGTGGACAACAGCGCAGGTCGGCCTGTCGTTGGCTGTGGTCGGACTGCTTTCTGCTGTGGCCCAAGGTTGGCTGACAAGGCTGGTGATTCCGAAGTTTGGCGAACATCGCACTGTGGTGATCGGGGCCTTTGGTTATGCGGTTTCATTCATTTTCTATGGCATGGCCACAGAAGGCTGGATGATGTATGCGATTCTGATTTTGTCAGCGGTGTTCTGGACTTCACCTCCGGCACTGCAGTCCTTGATCAGTCACAAAACACCTCCTCAGGAACAGGGTGAATTGCAGGGCTCCCTGGTCAGTCTGTCCAGCCTGGCCGCGATCATCACCCCGCTGGTTACAACCAAACTGTTCGCACATTTTTCTTCAGGAAATCCGGCAACTCTCTACCTCCCGGGGGCACCTTACTATTTCGGCGCGCTGATCTGCTTCATTTCCTGGGCGATAATGTACCGTCGTAAAGTGTAA
- a CDS encoding NUDIX hydrolase, whose protein sequence is MSSLKESLYSAINVTMPVDLSTQLDRHACVALILRGDSWDNLELGYIQRAFSESDRWSGQLAFPGGKREETDKTDLDAALRETREEIGIELTNPELLGRLNDIQARKAGTMLDFYIRPFVFFIERDFNIVLDPNEVADFFWIRLKEIQNPHRVTTYRLQRDNISLELPAVYLDREPPLWGLSYMMTLNLLEVLAAANK, encoded by the coding sequence ATGAGCTCCCTCAAAGAATCTCTTTATTCCGCCATCAATGTGACCATGCCCGTGGACCTTTCCACGCAGCTGGATCGTCATGCCTGCGTGGCCCTGATCCTGCGCGGAGATTCCTGGGACAATCTGGAGCTGGGATATATCCAGCGCGCCTTCAGCGAATCCGACCGCTGGTCAGGACAACTGGCTTTCCCCGGCGGTAAACGCGAAGAGACCGACAAAACCGATCTGGACGCTGCCCTTCGTGAGACGCGGGAAGAAATCGGCATTGAGCTGACAAATCCGGAACTGCTGGGACGTCTGAATGATATTCAGGCCCGCAAAGCCGGAACCATGCTGGATTTTTACATCCGCCCGTTCGTGTTTTTCATCGAGCGCGATTTCAATATTGTGCTGGATCCAAATGAAGTGGCGGATTTTTTCTGGATTCGACTTAAAGAAATTCAAAATCCCCACAGAGTGACGACCTATCGCCTGCAAAGGGACAACATCTCTCTGGAGCTTCCGGCCGTGTATCTGGATCGTGAGCCGCCTTTGTGGGGTTTGTCGTACATGATGACCCTGAATCTGCTTGAAGTTCTGGCAGCGGCGAACAAATAA